TTCGACACTTCGGTGCGCCGCTGGATGGCGGCGATGATGGTGGCGTCGAGTTCGTCGATCTCCCGACGCAGGTCATCGATCTCAGGCACGGCTTCGATGGTCTCAGGCATGTGAGGCTCCTCATCGTGTGGGGGTCCCATCCGGTTTCGGGCCTCACACAAGAGACGAGCCCCGGATCCGGATGCGGACCGCGGGGCTGGGAAGGGGAAGGCAGCTAGACCACGGGCACCGCAAACCGGTACCCGTAGAAAAATCGCCTCTGCTCGATGAGCACTCATCGAGTGTGCCACTCGAGGTCGCCGGATCGCAAAGATGTCGGCGACGCGCGGTAGGTTTGACCCGAGATGACCATCCCCTCTGCCGCCACCGTCACCACCGAAACCGACCAGCTCCTGGACGGCCTGAATCCGCAGCAACGCCAGGCGGTGCTGCACGAGGGATCACCCCTGCTGATCGTCGCGGGCGCAGGCTCCGGGAAGACGGCCGTGCTGACCCGGCGAATCGCGTACCTGCTCGCGGCGCGCGAGGTCGGGGTGGGCCAGGTCCTGGCGATCACGTTCACCAACAAGGCCGCCGCCGAGATGCGCGAGCGGGTGGTCCAGCTGGTCGGCCCGCGCGCCAAGGCCATGTGGGTGTCGACGTTCCACTCGACGTGTGTGCGGATCCTGCGCAACCAGGCGTCGCTGCTGCCCGGGCTGAACTCGAACTTTTCGATCTACGACGCCGACGACTCCCGGCGTCTGCTGATGATGATCGGCAAGGACCTGGGCCTGGACACCAAGCGGTATTCGCCGCGGCTGCTGGCCAACGGCATCTCCAACCTCAAGAACGAGTTGATCGGCCCCGAGCAGGCCGCCGCCGAGGCGTCCGAGGCCTCCGACGAGATGGCCACGATCATCGCCCAGGTGTACGGCGAATATCAGCGCCGGTTGCGCGCGGCCAACGCGCTGGACTTCGACGACCTCATCGGCGAGACGGTCGCGGTGCTGCAGGCCTTCCCGCAGATCGCCCAGTACTACCGGCGCCGGTTCCGGCACATCCTGGTCGACGAATACCAGGACACCAACCACGCGCAGTACGTGCTGGTGCGTGAGCTCGTCGGGCACCACCTCGAGGACCACGACGGCGTGCCGCCGTCGGAGTTGTGCGTGGTGGGTGACGCCGACCAGTCGATCTACGCGTTCCGCGGTGCGACGATCCGCAACATCGAGGACTTCGAGCGTGACTTCCCCGATGCGACGACGATCCTGCTGGAGCAGAACTACCGGTCGACGCAGACGATTCTCAACGCCGCGAACGCGGTGATCGCCCGCAACACGGGACGGCGCGAGAAGCGGCTGTGGACCGACGCGGGCGAGGGTGAGCTGATCGTCGGCTACGTCGCCGACAACGAGCACGACGAGGCCCGGTTCGTCGCCGACGAGATCGACGCGCTCACCGACCGGCACGGCTACAACTACAACGACGTCGCGGTGTTCTACCGCACCAACAACTCCTCGCGTGCGCTGGAAGAGGTCTTCATCCGCGCAGGCATCCCGTACAAGGTGGTCGGCGGGGTGCGGTTCTACGAGCGCCGCGAGATCCGCGACATCGTCGCCTACCTGCGGGTGCTGGACAATCCCGGCGATTCGGTGAGCATGCGTCGCATCCTCAACACCCCGCGCCGCGGCATCGGCGACCGCGCCGAGGCGTGCGTCGCGGTGTACGCCGAGAACACCGGCGTGAGCTTCAACGAGGCGCTGCAGGCCGCCGCCGAGGGCCGCGTGCCGATGCTCAACACCCGTTCGGAGAAGTGCATCGCGAGCTTCGTGGAGATGCTCGACGAACTGCGCGGCAAGCTCGACGAGGAACTCGGCGACCTGGTGGAGGCCG
This region of Mycolicibacterium goodii genomic DNA includes:
- the pcrA gene encoding DNA helicase PcrA — protein: MTIPSAATVTTETDQLLDGLNPQQRQAVLHEGSPLLIVAGAGSGKTAVLTRRIAYLLAAREVGVGQVLAITFTNKAAAEMRERVVQLVGPRAKAMWVSTFHSTCVRILRNQASLLPGLNSNFSIYDADDSRRLLMMIGKDLGLDTKRYSPRLLANGISNLKNELIGPEQAAAEASEASDEMATIIAQVYGEYQRRLRAANALDFDDLIGETVAVLQAFPQIAQYYRRRFRHILVDEYQDTNHAQYVLVRELVGHHLEDHDGVPPSELCVVGDADQSIYAFRGATIRNIEDFERDFPDATTILLEQNYRSTQTILNAANAVIARNTGRREKRLWTDAGEGELIVGYVADNEHDEARFVADEIDALTDRHGYNYNDVAVFYRTNNSSRALEEVFIRAGIPYKVVGGVRFYERREIRDIVAYLRVLDNPGDSVSMRRILNTPRRGIGDRAEACVAVYAENTGVSFNEALQAAAEGRVPMLNTRSEKCIASFVEMLDELRGKLDEELGDLVEAVLERTGYRRELEASSDPQDLARLDNLNELVSVAHEFSIDLANAQALAEEGDEPVDEDIPDTGVLAQFLERVSLVADADEIPEEGSGVVTMMTLHTAKGLEFPAVFVTGWEDGMFPHMRALGDPNELSEERRLAYVGLTRARQRLYLSRAKVRSSWGQPMLNPESRFLREIPQELIDWRRIEQPTPAYSAPGRMASGGGGGIGFGSPRPSPNRPGGRNKPLMVLQAGDRVSHDKYGLGRVEEVSGTGESAMSLIDFGSAGRVKLMHNHAPLQKL